The proteins below come from a single Danio aesculapii chromosome 23, fDanAes4.1, whole genome shotgun sequence genomic window:
- the lmod3 gene encoding leiomodin-3, translating into MSERTEQESYTDEIDEDEILAGLSAEELKQLQSEMDDIAPDERVPVGLRQKDASHEMTVRDCTEPESEEEIDEDEILAGLSAEELKQLQSEMEEIAPDERVPVGMRQRDQTDKPPTGSFDHRSLVEYLYWEKESKRMLEEERVPTTLLPSQKTNEEPEAENEDKVEEVELVYEEIVEEVEGGQGDAVVDEVIEEVIMEVEEEDKVCDKPVKTDLDATDPTVTSEDGLQPPSESEDANVEVQSGLETETKANEEKKEDSTEPAPSSKPAPSSYENWVPEKEERVISKLKIPKLTLGGNTFVKKTARPSGNETNLESTLDKIRNNNASVTDVNLNNIENIPKEMLLDYVNSLKKNRHVKTFSIANTGADENVAFTLANMLKENRSITTLNIESNFITGKGIVAIIRCLQFNETLTELRFHNQRHMLGHHAEMEVSRLLKANNTLLKMGYHFELPGPRMVVTNLLTRNLDRQRQQRMEEQKLQQMKEQRKVIEMYEDSLNLPPGMLEMLGGYIPLSLMQDCQNGAEEIPEDSPEPSPQPSPPHQLRKTQHLAPQQHPLSSSTGNLLEEVHLKKTPKRRDPLLEWNQCDERKEGRPNVHLRSIPKKRSTAREGPVDERANLKDMIKTLKPVPRRREPPKVDLTPRDHLLSEIRQSNVAYLKAVPLPKILESQETSLF; encoded by the exons ATGTCTGAACGCACTGAACAGGAATCATACACAGACGAGATCGATGAGGATGAGATTCTGGCAGGCCTCTCGGCGGAGGAGCTCAAACAGCTCCAAAGTGAGATGGACGACATCGCTCCTGACGAGAGAGTGCCAGTGGGATTGAGACAGAAAGACGCTTCTCATGAGATGACAGTCCGAG attGCACTGAGCCTGAATCAGAAGAGGAGATAGATGAGGATGAAATTCTGGCAGGTCTCTCAGCAGAGGAGCTCAAGCAGCTCCAGAGTGAGATGGAAGAAATCGCTCCTGACGAGAGAGTGCCGGTGGGAATGAGACAGAGAGACCAAACTGACAAACCACCCACTGGATCATTTGATCACAGATCGCTGGTGGAATATCTGTACTGGGAGAAAGAGTCCAAACGCATGCTGGAGGAGGAGAGAGTTCCCACAACTCTATTACCCAGTCAG aaaacaaatgaggAGCCTGAAGCAGAAAATGAAGACAAAGTTGAAGAGGTGGAACTTGTCTATGAGGAGATTGTGGAGGAGGTTGAAGGGGGACAGGGAGATGCTGTTGTTGATGAAGTGATTGAAGAAGTGATAATGGAAGTTGAGGAAGAGGACAAAGTATGTGACAAGCCTGTCAAAACAGATCTTGATGCCACCGACCCAACAGTGACCTCAGAAGATGGTTTACAGCCCCCTTCAGAGTCTGAAGATGCAAATGTTGAAGTCCAATCAGGACTTGAGACAGAAACTAAAGCAAATGAGGAAAAGAAAGAAGATTCCACTGAACCTGCTCCCTCATCTAAACCTGCTCCCTCATCATATGAAAATTGGGTTCCAGAGAAAGAAGAAAGGGTCATATCTAAGCTAAAGATCCCAAAACTTACTCTAGGTGGCAACACTTTTGTTAAAAAGACTGCAAGGCCTTCTGGGAATGAAACTAATTTGGAGTCCACTCTCGATAAAATTCGCAACAACAATGCCTCTGTCACAGACGTCAATCTCAATAACATTGAAAACATTCCAAAGGAAATGCTCCTTGATTACGTTAACTCGCTCAAGAAGAACCGACATGTTAAGACCTTTAGCATCGCAAACACTGGCGCAGATGAAAATGTAGCATTCACTCTTGCTAACATGCTCAAAGAAAACAGAAGTATCACTACACTAAATATCGAATCTAATTTTATCACAGGAAAAGGAATTGTGGCAATAATACGTTGCCTGCAGTTCAATGAGACTCTAACTGAGCTCCGCTTCCACAATCAAAGGCACATGCTAGGACACCATGCAGAAATGGAAGTGTCTCGTCTCCTTAAGGCCAACAACACTCTTCTAAAGATGGGTTACCACTTTGAACTCCCTGGGCCTAGAATGGTGGTCACCAATCTCCTCACTAGGAACTTGGATCGACAACGGCAACAGAGAATGGAGGAGCAGAAGCTCCAGCAGATGAAAGAGCAGAGGAAGGTCATAGAGATGTACGAGGACTCTCTAAACTTGCCCCCTGGCATGTTGGAAATGCTTGGAGGCTACATACCATTGTCCCTCATGCAGGATTGTCAAAATGGGGCTGAGGAGATCCCTGAAGATTCTCCTGAACCTTCACCACAACCAAGTCCACCTCACCAGCTGCGCAAAACCCAACATCTTGCTCCACAACAGCATCCTCTAAGTTCAAGTACAGGAAACCTCTTAGAAGAAGTACATCTAAAAAAGACTCCAAAACGAAGAGATCCACTTCTGGAATGGAACCAATGTGATGAGAGGAAAGAGGGAAGACCTAATGTTCATCTAAGGAGTATTCCTAAAAAAAGGAGCACAGCAAGAGAAGGGCCTGTGGATGAAAGAGCCAACCTGAAAGACATGATTAAGACTTTAAAGCCGGTTCCTCGTAGGCGAGAGCCACCAAAGGTGGACCTAACACCCCGGGATCACCTGCTCAGTGAGATTCGTCAGAGCAATGTGGCCTATCTCAAAGCA GTACCTCTTCCTAAAATCCTGGAGTCACAGGAAACTAGTCTCTTTTGA
- the naa10 gene encoding N-alpha-acetyltransferase 10, giving the protein MNIRNARPEDLMNMQHCNLLCLPENYQMKYYFYHGLSWPQLSYIAEDENGKIVGYVLAKMEEDPDDVPHGHITSLAVKRSHRRLGLAQKLMDQASRAMIENFNAKYVSLHVRKSNRAALHLYSNTLKFQISEVEPKYYADGEDAYAMKRNLTQMADELQKPGVRLWGSEAPPSQDTSVTGLVEKLTVQDGEKEGDGDSGGESKEMSEVSEATESTDVKDSSSDS; this is encoded by the exons ATGAATATACGCAACGCACGG CCAGAGGATCTGATGAACATGCAGCACTGCAACCTGCTGTGTCTTCCAGAGAACTATCAGATGAAGTACTACTTCTACCATGGCCTGTCCTGGCCACAG cTGTCCTACATCGCAGAGGATGAGAACGGGAAGATAGTTGGATATGTTTTGGCAAAAAT GGAGGAGGATCCTGACGATGTGCCTCATGGACACATTACCTCACTG GCAGTTAAACGCTCGCACAGGCGTCTTGGACTGGCTCAAAAACTCATGGATCAAGCCAGCAGAGCTATGATTGAAAACTTCAATGCCAAATATGTCTCTTTACATGTTAGAAAGAG TAACCGGGCCGCTCTTCACTTGTACTCCAACACACTTAAGTTTCA GATTAGTGAAGTGGAGCCCAAATATTATGCTGATGGAGAAGACGCTTATGCCATGAAGAGAAATCTCACACAGATGGCAGATGAG TTGCAGAAGCCAGGTGTGCGTCTGTGGGGCTCCGAGGCTCCACCGTCTCAGGACACTTCTGTGACGGGCCTGGTGGAGAAGCTGACGGTGCAGGATGGAGAGAAGGAGGGAGATGGAGACAGTGGAGGAGAGAGTAAAGAAATGAGCGAGGTCAGCGAGGCCACCGAAAGCACGGACGTCAAAGACTCATCGTCAGACTCTTAA